The following are encoded in a window of Megalops cyprinoides isolate fMegCyp1 chromosome 16, fMegCyp1.pri, whole genome shotgun sequence genomic DNA:
- the cxcl14 gene encoding C-X-C motif chemokine 14 yields MNRCTAALILLVIAIYFLNVEAYKCRCTRKGPKIRYKDVQKLEIKPKHPFCQEKMIFVTMENVSRFKGQEYCLHPKLQSTKNLVKWFRIWKDKHRVYEA; encoded by the exons ATGAATCGCTGCACAGCTGCGTTAATTTTGCTGGTTATTGCTATATATTTTCTCAACGTAGAAG CTTACAAGTGCAGGTGCACACGCAAGGGACCAAAGATCCGGTACAAGGATGTGCAGAAACTGGAGATAAAACCTAAACACCCCTTCTGCCAGGAGAAGATGATCTT tgttaCCATGGAGAATGTGTCTCGCTTCAAAGGGCAGGAGTACTGCCTGCACCCTAAACTGCAGAGTACCAAGAACCTGGTAAAATGGTTCAGGATCTGGAAGGACAAGCACAG GGTATATGAGGCCTAA